The Solirubrobacter pauli sequence GTCGGCCTCCTCGAGGTACTGGGTGGTCAGCAGCACGGTCGTGCCGTCCCCGACGAGCTCCTCGATCGCCTCCCACAGCTCGATCCGCGACCGCGGATCCAGGCCGGTCGTCGGCTCGTCGAGGAACAGCACGGGCGGGCTCGCCACGAGCGCCGCCGCCAGGTCCAGGCGCCGCCGCATGCCGCCGGAGTAGGTCTTCGCCGGCCGCCCGCCGGCGTCGCTCAGCGAGAAGCGCTCGAGCAGCTCGACCGCCCGCCGCTTCGCCGCCGCGCGCCGGTTCCCGTACAGCCGCCCGACCATCGTCAGGTTCTCGATCCCGGTCAGGTTCTCGTCGACCGCCGCGTACTGGCCGGCGAGCCCGATCCGCGAGCGCAGCCGCGCCGCGTCCTTGACCACGTCGAGCCCGGCGACGCGCGCCTCACCGCCGTCCGGCTCGAGCAGCGTCGTGAGGACGCGGACGGAGGTGGTCTTCCCGGCGCCGTTCGGGCCGAGCACGCCCAGCACGGTGCCGGGCGCCGCCTCGAGGTCGACGCCGTCCAGGGCACGGACGTCGCCGAAGGACTTCACGAGGCCGTGCGCGCTGATCGCCAGGTCTTCGTTTCGCATGCAGGCAGCCTCTCGACGGCTGCGGTCAGGTTCTGTCCGCAATCGGCAAGACTCGTGCTAGCCGCACCCCTTGCGGACACATGGTGTCCGCAACCGCGGCCATCCTGTGCGCGTGAGCGAGACCACGTCCAGCCGGCTCCTGACGTTGCTGTCGTTGCTGCAGGGCCGTCGCGACTGGCCGGGCATGGAGCTGGCCGACCGCCTGGAGGTGTCCCCGCGCACGATCCGCCGCGACGTCGAGCGGCTCCGGACGCTCGGCTACCCCGTCGAGTCGATGACCGGCCCGGCCGGCGGCTACCAGCTCCGCGCGGGCACGGCGATGCCGCCGCTCCTGCTCGACGACGACGAGGCGATCGCGATCGCCGTGTCCCTGCGCACCGCCGCCGGCAGCTCGGTCATGGGCATCGAGGAGACCGCCGTCCGCGCGCTCGTCAAGCTCGAGCAGGTCCTCCCCACGCACCTGCGCCGGCGCGTGCAAGCGCTCCAGCGCGCGACCCAGACGCTCCAGGTCTACGCGGGCGGCCCGACCGTGGACCCGCAATGCCTGACGGCGCTCGCCGCGGCGGTCCGCGACACCGAGCGCGTGCGCTTCAGCTACACCGCGCGCGACCAGGCGCCGAGCAAGCGCGAGGCCGAACCCCACTCGCTCGTGAACGCGGGCCGCCGCTGGTACCTCGTGGCCTGGGACTGCGGGCGCTCGGACTGGCGCACGTTCCGCGTGGACCGGATCGAGAAGGTCCAGCCGATCGGCACCCGCTTCCACCCGCGCACGCTCCCCGCCCCGGACGCGGCCAGCTACGTCCAGCAGAGCCTGCGCAACTACCCGTCGCGCTACGAGGCGCGCGTGACCGTGCACGCGTCCGCCGAGACGCTGCAGGGCCGCCGCTGGCTCGGCGACATCACGCCGATCGACGACACCCGCTGCGAGCTCCGCACCAACGACGACCACCTCGACTGGCTCGCGATGCGGATCGCGATGATCCCGGAGCCGTACGAGGTCCACGGGCCGCCGGAGCTGATCGAGCGGATGCGGGCGATCGCCGAGGGGATCACGCGGAGCACCGAGCGTTGAGCACGACCTCCCGCAGCGCGTCGACCAGCGGGCGCGCCTCGGTCTCGACCTCCTCCAGCACCTTCACCACCGGGACGCCGATCGCGGTAACGCTCGCCCGCAACGTGCGATCGCTGTGGCGGACGACGAGTGGCGTGCGCTCCAGCGCGGCACCCTCGGCGGGGTAGATGATCAGCGCGTGCGGCTGCTCCTTGGCGCCCAGCCCCATCGCGTACAGGAAGGTCTGCGCGACATCGTCGCGGCTGAGCCCTTTCGCCGAATAGCGCTTGTACTTGGCGTCGATCGGGATGGCCACCGCAGGCGCGCCGACCCGCGCGACTGCGTCCGGGATGAGCTTCAGGTAGGCGCGGCCGTCCGCGCGGCGTACGACGCTGCCCGTCTGCCTCTGGAAGTCCACGGTGCCCAGGGCCTCGCCGAGCAGCCGCTCGACGAACGTCTCGAAGACGCGGTTCATGTCGAGCAGGAACGCGAAGCTGCGCGTCGCGCCGCCCCGGTAGAGGTCGTCCAGGCCTTCGCTGCCCTCCAGCACCAGCCACGCCAGCTCGTGCGCCGCCGCGTATCGCTGGTTGAGACGGTCGTAGTGAACCTTGCGCTTCGGCAGCGCGACGGCGGACGCGTCACACACGTCCGAGAGGAGCAGCCGCAGGCGCCTGGCTCGCCGCCGCACGCCGGCGTCCCGGACCCGCTCCGCACACCGCTGCGCGGCGGCGAGGAGAAGCTGGTTGTCGAAGATGTCGGCCGACCGCTCGTCGAAGCGGCATTCCAGCCGGTCGACGCGACCGTGCTGCCGGCGTAGCTGGCGCTCGAAGAGCAGCCGTCCCCGCAGCGCCCCGAGCGTGTCCTCGCGCTCGACGTAGGCCGTGCGCACCCCCGCCCGCGTGATCCGCTCGGCGGCGCGCACCAGCAGCAGCGCCACGAGATCCAGCAGGTTCGCGCCCTCGAGCTTGAGATCGTGCTCGGCGTCGAGCGCCTTGAGGGCGTTGAGCCCGCTGGCCCAGTCGACCATCCGCACGACGCCGAGGTGCTCGCCGGCGAGCTTCGGAACGACATGCAGCCGGACGCCGCTGAGCTGGACGACGCCGACCCACGAGCGCGCGGTCACGCGCAGACCGCTGACGAGCTCATCGACGATCAGCCGCCGCGAGCTGGTCAACCGCTCGCACAGCCGGCGGTCATCATCGTCGAGCGCGACGCCGGGCAGCACACGCGTGTGCCACTCGGGGATCTCGACCGCCGCGTCGGTCATGAGGGCTCGTCGGACTCCGCCGCGCTCGCGGAGAAGCGTCCGGCGAGCGCTTGCACGAGGGCGTCGGGGTCTTCGAGGACGTCTTCCTTGAAGCCCTGGGCGTCGACGTCCACGAGCTCGGGTCCGAGGACCTGCTGGAGCTGCCCGTATTCCTCGTAGCAGTACTCCTGCAGCAGCGGCAGGATCTCCAGGCGGAAGATCCGGGCGAAGTCGGCCGCCTCCTCCACCGGCTGGCCGCCGGGCATCAGGTACGCATGGCCGATCTGCTTCTCGCGACCAGCGACGCGTGCCACCTCCCGGTTGAGCCCCGCGAGGAAGTCCTCGAGCTTGAGCGTGCCTACCGCCTGCTCGAGTTGGTCCGGGCGCGGCATCAGCTCGATGAACGCGAACCGCCGCCGGAGCGCGACGTCCATGAGCGTGATCGATCGATCCGCGGTGTTCATCGTTCCGAGCAGGTACACGTTCGGCGGCACCACGAAGCGCTCCTTGCTCTGCGGCAGCGTGACCTGCAGGCCGCGCTTGTCCACCTCGAGCAACGTGATCAGCTCGCCCAGGACCTTGGCGACGTTCGCGCGGTTGATCTCGTCGATGACGAGCAGGTACGGGCGTCCGGGGTCGGCCAACGCCGCGAGGCAGACGCGCTTGAAGACGCCGTCCTCCAGCTGCAGGGCGAGCTCGCCGCTCGCGTCGGGAACCGGCCGAAAGCCCTCGACGAAGTCCTCGTAGCCGTAGGACGGATGGAAGGTCGTGAAGGTCAGCTGCCCGATCTGGTCGCCCTCCTCCAGGTACTCGATCGTGGAGGCGTCGGCCTGTCCGACCAGCGTCGACAGCCGTTGGGTCTCCGCGCCCGAGAGCGCGAACAGCGTGC is a genomic window containing:
- a CDS encoding McrC family protein → MTDAAVEIPEWHTRVLPGVALDDDDRRLCERLTSSRRLIVDELVSGLRVTARSWVGVVQLSGVRLHVVPKLAGEHLGVVRMVDWASGLNALKALDAEHDLKLEGANLLDLVALLLVRAAERITRAGVRTAYVEREDTLGALRGRLLFERQLRRQHGRVDRLECRFDERSADIFDNQLLLAAAQRCAERVRDAGVRRRARRLRLLLSDVCDASAVALPKRKVHYDRLNQRYAAAHELAWLVLEGSEGLDDLYRGGATRSFAFLLDMNRVFETFVERLLGEALGTVDFQRQTGSVVRRADGRAYLKLIPDAVARVGAPAVAIPIDAKYKRYSAKGLSRDDVAQTFLYAMGLGAKEQPHALIIYPAEGAALERTPLVVRHSDRTLRASVTAIGVPVVKVLEEVETEARPLVDALREVVLNARCSA
- a CDS encoding helix-turn-helix transcriptional regulator — its product is MSETTSSRLLTLLSLLQGRRDWPGMELADRLEVSPRTIRRDVERLRTLGYPVESMTGPAGGYQLRAGTAMPPLLLDDDEAIAIAVSLRTAAGSSVMGIEETAVRALVKLEQVLPTHLRRRVQALQRATQTLQVYAGGPTVDPQCLTALAAAVRDTERVRFSYTARDQAPSKREAEPHSLVNAGRRWYLVAWDCGRSDWRTFRVDRIEKVQPIGTRFHPRTLPAPDAASYVQQSLRNYPSRYEARVTVHASAETLQGRRWLGDITPIDDTRCELRTNDDHLDWLAMRIAMIPEPYEVHGPPELIERMRAIAEGITRSTER
- a CDS encoding ATP-binding cassette domain-containing protein, encoding MRNEDLAISAHGLVKSFGDVRALDGVDLEAAPGTVLGVLGPNGAGKTTSVRVLTTLLEPDGGEARVAGLDVVKDAARLRSRIGLAGQYAAVDENLTGIENLTMVGRLYGNRRAAAKRRAVELLERFSLSDAGGRPAKTYSGGMRRRLDLAAALVASPPVLFLDEPTTGLDPRSRIELWEAIEELVGDGTTVLLTTQYLEEADRLADRIAVVDHGHVIAEGTADELKSRVGGVRVEVTLTHEAAAFAATSALECMSDEPVHTDGALVVVQVAERSGAIMEAARRLSQAGVGAEDIAVRRPTLDDVFLTLTGHAAADEEATVEAERELVTA